In Alosa alosa isolate M-15738 ecotype Scorff River chromosome 23, AALO_Geno_1.1, whole genome shotgun sequence, a single window of DNA contains:
- the erich2 gene encoding glutamate-rich protein 2, with amino-acid sequence MSRPTIQCIGTSTNGRSESKGSLATQLNTVNAGGEPAPNESIHSKSRAVARTVLNATGKDQKVTKTTRSPKAKLHGTGEHAISPALPHKDETESGCRTVKQPGSDAQFQPPASTGSACQADVLRQASAAPRPAMVVTEQHKEQVNAPSASRTTRGECDHSSGTSDIQAQLQRDQRPSEEEEEEEVEYSEGPVHTAPLELLAEFLKAVMEKDYPLSQKLCQMILIYEPENPEAKVFMPLIEERLLIAQEAEEQRGQDDTGCSSEEEDDNPDDDDDDDDDGDEHDDDSDDSEEQTDNSESSSSSSPSSEEDSDELEEEKRVSEEQERCKRAAVIP; translated from the exons ATGAGCAG ACCAACGATACAATGTATCGGGACGTCCACAAATGGTCGCTCTGAATCAAAG GGCTCGCTCGCCACACAGTTAAACACAGTAAATGCTGGAGGAG AGCCCGCGCCTAATGAGTCCATCCACAGTAAATCACG GGCAGTGGCAAGGACTGTTCTTAATGCAACTGGAAAAGACCAGAAAGTCACCAAAACAACCAGATCTCCAAAAGCAAAGTTGCATGG TACTGGAGAGCATGCAATATCCCCAGCCCTGCCCCATAAAGATGAGACAGAGAGTGGGTGTAGAACAGTTAAACAGCCGGGCTCTGATGCTCAGTTTCAGCCTCCAGCTTCCA CTGGGTCAGCATGTCAGGCCGATGTATTGAGACAGGCGAGTGCTGCGCCACGGCCGGCGATGGTGGTGACAGAACAGCACAAAGAGCAGGTGAATGCCCCCTCAGCCTCACGCACTACGCGTGGGGAGTGCGATCATAGTAGCGGCACTTCCGACATCCAGGCTCAACTTCAGCGGGACCAAAGGcccagtgaggaggaggaggaggaggaagtggagtACAGTGAGGGGCCTGTGCACACTGCTCCTTTAGAGCTTCTGGCTGAG TTCTTGAAAGCGGTGATGGAGAAGGACTACCCGCTATCTCAGAAGCTCTGTCAGATGA TTCTCATTTATGAGCCAGAAAACCCAGAGGCAAAAGTGTTCATGCCACTTATTGAAGAGAGATTACTGATCG CACAAGaggcagaggagcagaggggacAGGACGATACAGGTTGCAGCAGTGAGGAAGAAGACGACAaccctgatgatgatgatgatgatgatgatgatggtgatgagcatgatgatgacagtgatgatagTGAAGAGCAGACGGACAACTCTGAGAGTTCCTCTTCATCGTCCCCGTCCTCTGAAGAGGACAGCGATGagttggaggaggagaagagagtgagtgaggagcaGGAGCGCTGTAAGAGAGCAGCGGTCATCCCATAG